A region of Haemorhous mexicanus isolate bHaeMex1 chromosome 24, bHaeMex1.pri, whole genome shotgun sequence DNA encodes the following proteins:
- the CLDN25 gene encoding putative claudin-25, which produces MAGGWWAKAQGGGMLLALLGWISSCVTTFVPLWKNLNLDLNELEVWNMGLWQVCITQEEGVVECQAHGSFLALPPELRISRLLMCLSNGLGLLGCLLAALGLEGWRTCEDKPGRKQQLLLGGGAALGMAGITTLVPVSWVAYNTVLDFWDETVPDIVPRWEFGEATFLGWFAGAFLATGGLLLACSSRATSTAMPLAPACRQHPAAPGLPGGHHLHPKNADLVI; this is translated from the coding sequence ATGGCCGGGGGCTGGTGGGCAAAGGCGCAGGGTggggggatgctgctggctcTCCTCGGATGGATCAGCTCCTGCGTCACCACCTTCGTGCCACTCTGGAAGAACCTCAACCTGGACCTGAACGAGCTGGAGGTCTGGAACATGGGGCTCTGGCAGGTCTGCATCACCCAGGAGGAGGGGGTGGTTGAATGCCAAGCCCACGGCTCCTTCCTGGCGCTGCCCCCCGAGCTGCGCATCTCTCGCCTCCTGATGTGCCTCTCCAacgggctggggctgctgggctgtctCCTGGCTGCCCTAGGGCTGGAGGGCTGGAGAACCTGCGAGGACAAACCTGGgcgaaagcagcagctcctgcttggcGGGGGTGCGGCGCTTGGCATGGCAGGGATCACCACGCTGGTGCCAGTCTCCTGGGTCGCCTACAACACCGTCCTCGACTTCTGGGATGAGACTGTCCCCGACATCGTGCCCAGGTGGGAGTTTGGGGAGGCCACCTTCCTGGGGTGGTTTGCTGGAGCCTTCCTGGCCACTGGCGGACTGCTCCTTGCCTGCAGCTCCCGCGCCACGAGCACCGCAATGCCGCTGGCCCCCGCCTGCCGCCAGCACCCCGCTGCGCCAGGGCTGCCCGGGGGCCAccacctgcaccccaaaaatgcaGACTTGGTCATCTAG
- the LOC132337999 gene encoding G protein-activated inward rectifier potassium channel 4-like: protein MVLPYARNSGGAGGWLAPEEPRGRSNSIPPAQTPTAKHMLAYLPRPPTDTSRYGTFPQEPDLPPAPGALVEDGGEKAAAAKRGAPMPNYPSATRHSGFVPGEPSLPPSRGSLTTQHHRGRPSWCPPPAPQEAGARFYPLHALSVANIPNSSRGKTSARSSTIPTPEGLQSRRCKLLEEDGPTAQASRRQRQRYVTKVGKCQVNLGNIQDKKRFLSDIFTTIVDLKYRWFLFVFMMCYVITWVVFGFIYFLDAWVRGDVGHQGDPEWQACIENVDGFVSALLLSVESQRTIGYGTRMVTAHCAEGVILLIAQSIVGSMIDAMMVGCMFVKISRPKKRAQTLIFSKNCVISLRDEKLCLMFRVGDLRESHMVDAKIRAKLIKSRQTAEGEFIPLEQSELNLGYDTGEDRLFLVEPQIICHVINRHSPFWDMSAESLRREQFEIIIILEGIVEATGMTCQARTSYTEDEILWGYRFEPCMSLEKGAFQVDYSRFEMTFEVQTPAASAKELHELRELEQQEHSTLSLYWDHLVQPCALPGPGEDALLAMSVPGSAAEGGRDEPAQREGPA from the exons ATGGTGCTCCCCTACGCCCGCAACAGCGGCGGCGCCGGCGGCTGGCTGGCCCCCGAGGAGCCCCGCGGCCGCAGCAACTCCATCCCCCCGGCGCAGACCCCCACGGCCAAGCACATGCTGGCCTACCTGCCCCGGCCGCCCACCGACACCAGCCGCTACGGCACCTTCCCGCAGGAG CCCGATCTGCCGCCCGCCCCCGGGGCTCTGGTGGAGGACGGCGGGGAGAAAGCCGCCGCCGCCAAGAGAGGCGCCCCGATGCCAAACTACCCATCCGCAACCCGTCACAGCGGCTTTGTCCCCGGTGAGCCGTCCCTGCCTCCGAGCCGCGGGAGCCTGACCACCCAGCACCACCGTGGCCGGCCGTCCTGGTGCCCGCCGCCTGCCCCGCAAGAGGCGGGTGCCCGCTTCTATCCGCTGCACGCCCTGAGCGTGGCCAACATCCCCAACTCGTCCCGCGGCAAGACCTCTGCCCGCAGCTCCACCATTCCCACCCcggaggggctgcagagccggCGCTgcaagctgctggaggaggacgGCCCCACGGCCCAGGCCAGCaggcggcagcggcagcgctACGTGACAAAAGTGGGCAAGTGCCAGGTGAATCTGGGCAACATCCAGGACAAGAAGAGGTTCCTCTCAGACATCTTCACCACCATTGTGGACCTCAAGTACCGCTGGTTCCTCTTCGTCTTCATGATGTGCTATGTCATCACCTGGGTGGTCTTTGGCTTCATCTACTTCCTGGACGCCTGGGTGCGCGGTGACGTGGGGCACCAGGGCGATCCCGAGTGGCAGGCGTGCATCGAGAACGTGGACGGCTTCGTCTCCGCCCTGCTGCTGTCGGTGGAGAGCCAGCGGACCATCGGCTACGGCACGCGGATGGTGACAGCCCACTGCGCCGAGGGCGTCATCCTGCTGATCGCGCAGTCCATCGTCGGCTCCATGATCGATGCCATGATGGTCGGCTGCATGTTCGTTAAGATCTCCCGGCCCAAGAAGCGTGCCCAGACCCTCATCTTCAGCAAGAACTGCGTCATCTCCCTCCGGGACGAGAAGCTCTGCCTGATGTTTCGTGTGGGGGACCTGCGGGAAAGCCACATGGTGGATGCCAAGATCCGGGCAAAGCTGATCAAGTCCCGTCAGACAGCTGAGGGGGAGTTCATCCCCCTGGAGCAGTCGGAGCTGAACCTGGGCTATGACACGGGGGAGGACCGTCTGTTCCTGGTGGAGCCACAGATCATCTGCCACGTCATCAACCGTCACAGCCCTTTCTGGGACATGTCGGCCGAGTCGCTGCGCCGGGAGCAGTTTgaaatcatcatcatcctcgAAGGCATTGTGGAAGCCACAG GAATGACGTGCCAAGCCCGCACCTCCTACACGGAGGACGAGATCCTCTGGGGATACCGCTTTGAGCCCTGCATGTCCCTGGAGAAAGGCGCCTTCCAGGTGGACTACAGCCGCTTTGAGATGACCTTTGAGGTGCAGACGCCAGCGGCCAGCGCCAAGGAGCTGCAcgagctgagggagctggagcagcaggagcactcCACGCTCAGCCTCTACTGGGACCACCTGGTGCAGCCGTGCGCGCTGCCGGGGCCCGGCGAGGACGCGCTGCTGGCGATGAGCGTCCCCGGGAGCGCGGCCGAGGGCGGCCGGGACGAGCCGGCGCAGCGGGAGGGCCCTGCCTGA